From Amycolatopsis sp. WQ 127309:
CAGCAGCGTGCCGGCGGTCTGCACCTGGTTGACGGGCTTGTCCCAGGCCACGTAGTCCCAGTCGTCCCGCCGATGCATGGCGGCGCGCACGTGGGCGTGCACGACCCGGATGCGGAGAGCGGAGGCGTACCCCTTGGCGCCGTGCTTGAGGGCGCCGGGCGTGGTGACGTCGATCCACCAGGCCGCGGTCTCGACGAGCCGCCGGGTGGCCTTGTACTCGATCTCCCCGGTTCCGACCAGCGACTTCGTCGCGCGCGAGGCGAGGTAGCCACCCATGAGCGACATGTCGCCAAGCGGAAAGAGCCCGAGCAACCCGGCCCGCGTGATGGCCTTCGCACCACGCTCGAGCCGCTCGTCATCAACCCAGTAGGGCTTCGCTTCGACGGCGGCGAAGAAGGCCTCCAGCGGCCCCTCGGCCCCGGCGCCGTTCTCGAGAGCGTCCTCGAAGAGCCGGTGCCCCTGGCCCCTCGGCTGCTGCGCCATCCAGGCGACAACGTCATCGGCCAGCCGATCCTCGACCTGGGCGAACTCCCGAAGCCGGGCGACCTGCCGCTCGTCACCCCGGATGTCACCCTCGATGAACAGCCGCGAAGCGAGCCGGAACCCGCCCTCCCGGAACAGCTCGGGATCATCCATCCGGCACACCTCCGACGTCGACAACAAGTGTTGTCACTTGACGCGCCGACGTCAAGGAGGGGAGGGTCTGGACAAGGGGATCACCACGCCGTGTATGCTTGCCACGTACTGCGGATGTAGTTCAATGGTAGAACATCAGCTTCCCAAGCTGAATACGCGGGTTCGATTCCCGTCATCCGCTCTCGTAGAGAAGCCCCAGGTCACACGGTGTCTACTGTGGACCTGGGGCTTTCTCTATCTTCGGTCTTCACTTCTCGCGTGCCATTAATGTGCCATTAGCCGACCGGAACCGGTTGGCCGTCCTGATCTTCGTCGGCGTCCGGGGTGGCGCCCTTGCGGTGCCGGTCGACGAGCTTGGACAGCCGGTCCGCGATCTGCTTGTCCGCATCGCTGGTAGCCCGCTGATAGATCAGGGCCGCCCGCATGTCGTCATGACCCATCCGCGCCATCAGGTCCTTGGTCGACGTGCCGGCCTTCGACGCCCAGATGTTCCCGGCGTGCCGGAGGTCATGGAAGTGCAGCCCCTTGAGCCCCATCTTCTCCACTACTTCCGTCCACCTGGTCCGCTGGCTGAAGTTCGGCCGGCGGACCGCGTGCCCAGCTCGCTCACCTGTGAAGAGCAGCTCGTCCTGCTCCGGCTTGACCCAGGTCTCCAGGTGCCGCAGCAGGTCAGGCCGGACAGCCGACGGAATGATCAGCGTCCGGACGCCAGCCCGCGACTTCGGCGGACCGACGACAAGCCCACGGCCGGGAATCTCGACCATCGCCCGGGAAATGCGGACCCACGACGCATCTTCAGCCACGTCACACCGACGCAGTGCCGTCACCTCACCCCACCGCAGCGACCCGAACGCGGCGAGCAGCACCAGAACCCGGAACCGCTCCGGCATCCGACTGGCCAAGTCGAAGACCTGGGCCACGGTGATGACCGGCCGCTCGTCAGGGTTCTCCTTATCAGCACCACGGACCCGGCAAGGGTTGCGCGGGAGGATCTTGTCCTCATCGACGGCCGTGTTCAGGATCGCCCGAAGCAGCCGGTACGACTTGGCTGTCACCGACTCCGAAACGCCCGCCGTCAGCCGGTCCGCCCGCCACTGACGAATGACTGCCGTTGACAGCTTGCCCAGCTCGACCCCGCCTAGGTCTGGCGCAATGTGCTTACGCAGCAACCACTTGTACAACTCGACCGTACGCGGACGCAGCCCCGGACGCTGAGCGATCCACTGGTCCGCGTAGTCGCCGAGCTTGCGCTTCGCACGTTCCGGGTCGATCCACTCACCCTGCATGATCTGCGTTTCCACGCCCGACAGCCACTGTTCAGCGGTCCGCTTCGTGTCGAACGTTTTCGGCGCCGACCGCACGACCCCATCCGGACCGGGATAGCGAGCCTGCCACCGCCCGGACGGAAGTTGCCGAACACTCCCGAAACCGCGATGCCCTTGCTTGTTCGCCATGTCAGGCCGCCCTTCCCAGGTCCCGGCGGACCGATGCCCGCGTGATCGGCTCGACCCGGCCGGCCTGCATGAAGCTCTCCAGGTCTTCCAGTGCGAACCGGACGTGCACCCCGGCCTTGTGAAACGCGATCCGTCGTTCGGCGATCAGCCGACGCACGAACCGAACCCCCGTGTTCAGGTAGACGGCCGCCTCATCAACCGTCAGGTACTTCGTTTCCATGCGATCCCCTCCCCAGGGTCTAAGCAGCCTGCTGAATTGCCGAAGTTTCTGGATCACTCCCCGGTGGCCCAGCGGCGGCGAGTAGCGCCCTGTCGTACTCGGCCCTCCACGTGATCCGCTCGGCGATCGCGTGCATGACAAGGTGTGGCCGAGGCGGGACGTGCGGGTCTCCCGGTTCGACCTTGCGCCACACGAGCCGTGCGGGGTCCGGTTGTGGCTTCTCGATCCCGATCGCGGCCAACGCCTGCTGGACGAAGGCTTTCCGGTCGGCTTTGTGGTCGTCGAGGGTCTTGCCGGACCACTTCCGCGACACCAGCACCCGACGGCCGGGCAGTCCGAGCGTGGTCCGGCGGTGAGCGCGTCCCTTGCAGTGGCCGGGGGTGGTCTTGCTGCCCGCGCCCTTGGGCTGGACCCCGTACAGGAGCCAGACCGCGCAGCGAGGCGAGCACGGCGTCACCGACAGCTCGGCGTGGAGCCGGTCGTGGTGATCTCGCAGCCGCGCCGTGTCCGCCTCCACGACCTCGCCGGTGGACTTCGTGAGGTACTTAGTCAGGTAGCCGATGTGACGCCCGGCTTCGTCCGTCCCGCCGAGGATGCCCTTCGAGTGCACCTGCCGCCCGAAGGTGACGACGTGCGCCGGGTCCTCGACCTGTTCCACGGCGTCGTCCCAGGCGGTCAGCGGCTCCCGGGTGTCCGGGTCGAGGAACATCCGGGTATCGCCGTCCCACACGGGCAGCCGGTCGACGTAGACGACCTGGTCGTGGTTAGGCCACCAGACCTGGTGATACGTCGCCTCGGTGACCTGCCGGATTACGTCATGCGGGATCGCCCCGCGGATCGCCGCGTGCAGGTGCGGCGCCGTCCGCTTCTGCGGCTCCACCGTGGCGAAGTACTGCGCATCCCAGCCCACGACCCGGCGCAGGTTCTGCCACCACCGGTCCACCAGCGCCGAGAAGTGCACCGCGTCCCGAGCAGCCCGCCGGTAGTCATACCGAGACGGGTCGACCGGGGCACCATCCCGGACAGGGCCATAGGAGTCACAGGTCAGCGTGACGAACATCGACGGCCGGAACTTCCCCGCGTACTCCCGGCCCACGGTGGTCTTCGCGACCTTCTGCCGAGGCAGGTTCGGCGCGTCCTGCCGACGACGGGTCGAGCGCTTCACAGCCCGTTTGGTCGGGACGTCGAGGGCGGGCAGGCGACCCCGCATCCCGAGTTGCCGAAGTTCCGCGTCGACCCCGGTGATCTCCTCTCGCAGCTCTTCGGCTTCGGCCTGGTCGTGCTCGACCACCTCCCGATACGCCGCCACCAGGTCCGCCCGGTAGGTCAACAGCTCCTTGTGGTCCTCCGAAGGCGGCTCAGCGGCGAGGACGGGCTCCTCGGTCATGTGCCAGCCTTCGCGGCACTGGGCCTGTCGAAGGGCCTTCGCCTTCCGCGCACACGGCAGGCACACCGACTCCACAGTGGACCCGCACGGCACGGGGACGTAGCGAAGCTCGCCGGTCTCCGTGTCACCGACCTCCATCGTGAACGAGCGGACGCAGACGCCGTGCTTCTCCGCCGTCGCCCGGATCACGTCGGCCGCCAGCGGTGTCCGCATCCGTTCGGCCCGCGTACCAGTCGTGGCCGGCTGGCTCTGTTCCTGATCAGTCATCAGGCGGCCACCTCCCCGGAGCGGGTCCATTGCCGGAGCACGAACACGGGCATGTCCTGCCGCTCACCGGCGGGCAGGTCCGGGAACACGTTGTTGGAAAAGTCGACCGCGCCATAGACGTAGACCGAGACACCGCACGGCATCCGACCGTTGACGATCAGGTGCACCGACGACCCGGGACGAGTCCGCCAGATCTCAGCGGACACCCCGTCGAGCGTCCCGGCCCAGGTCACTAGCGCCGAGGCCACCTGCGGCACCTGACGGGCAACGTCGAGTTGCACTGTGACCGGACGCGAGTCGGACGTCACCAGCACGGACGCCACCGGTCCGAACGCGTGCATGTCCAAGTGGTCACGGATGGCATCGAGGAAGACCATGGTCGTGTTCACGCGGCCACCCCCTCGCCGCCAAAGCTGGGCCGAGCTACGCCGCCGTTGGTGACGTACTGCTCCAGCGCCTTGACCGTCTCGTCCGAGACCCATCCGGCGCGGATACGCAGGGGTTCGCGGATGCCTTCGCCCCACACGAACCCGACTCCGGCTTCGGATTCGCCGATCCGGTTGGCCCACGCACCCCGCTCGTAAGCGCCGTCGCCAAGGACCATGCCGACGTGCGTCTTAGACGTCACACGCAGGCACACCCGGCGGGTGAACAGCTCCCGGACCGGGACGGTGTCCTTGGTGGGCTCTTGCACATAGCCGCGCAGGGAGATGTTCAATGCCCGGCCTTGGGTGTTCAGCAACGCCACCCGTTCGACGATCTGTTCGCGGGTTTTGCGGTCGGTGTACTTGGTCAGCGCGCCGATCTCGTCGAACTCCAGCAGCTCCAGCGGGTAGTCCGTGGACAGTGGGATGGTGCGGACGCGGCCGGCGAACTCCCGCTTACGCGATTCCATCTCCTCGACCAGGCCGTCGAGCACCTCGAGCGCGTCCTTCCCGGACACCGCGTACCGAGAGAAGATCCCACGCCCGTAGGCCAGCTCCATCCCCTTGGGATCGATCCCCGACATGCGCACCAGGCCCGACCGGATCGCGGGGGCCGCCGCGACGAGCGGGCACCACATCACGGAGTTCTTTCCCGCGCCCGACGCGCCAGCGGTGAGGCAGTGCGCGCCCGAGCCGAGCAGCGGCACCCGCCAGTCATGCCCGTACTCCGTCCGACCGGCCCAGACCTTGCGGAGGTCCACCGCGGATTGCCCCTCGGGAAGCGCGGGGGAGTGCACGAGTGCGGCCAGTTGGTCTCGGCGTTGGAAGTCGATGGAGACCACGTTCGGCTTCAGCTCCCGTACCTGGCAGCGTGCGACGTTTCGGGCCGAGGCGAGAGCGCGAGCGGCGTCGTCGAAGTCCTCCGGCTTCTGGCCGGGCACGAGCTGCACCCGCACCTCATCCCACGACGGCCCGGAGCGAACACCGAGAACCTTGGGGACCTGAACCCCGGACTGCCGAGCCGTCGCCCGAGACGCCTTCCGCCGCCCGACCAGGTTCACGGTCACCTCGACCGGCAGCGCGGCATCGCGGACGCTGAGGCCGCAGGCGTGCAGCCATCCCGGCAGCTTGAGGTGATAGACCGCCCACCGGAGCCACCAGGACCGCAGAGGCCGGCCGCACCACTGGTCGAACGAGGTGACATCGAGCAGCCGCCACACCCCGAGGATCAGCGCCAGGCCGACGAGGTTGACCACGAGCCAGATCCAGCCGACCCAGACGCACCACAGGTAGACCACGATCACGGTCAACGAGGTGCGCCAGTGGATGACGACCTGGGAGAACAGCCAGAACACGACCTTGCACGCCCACCACAGGCCGACGAACACGACCACCGTCGCGGTCAGCAGCTCAGCCATCGACGCCAAGGCTCGCCCGATCTTCGCCAGGACCCATACGCCGAGGCCGAGGCCGGCCAGGGCGATCACGAACATTCCGGGTGAGGTCATCGCCGACCACCGCCCAGCACCGCCGAGAGATCCAGCGGCAACGCCCCCAAGCAAGGGGCGCACTTGGTTTCGCCGGGCAGCAGCCGAGCGAACCGCTTGCATTCCGAGCATCGCGAGCGGGTGACCCCCACTGGCGTTGGTTGCTTGTCATCGTCTAGCGTCTGCATGGTTCACACCTCGCGGTTGTGGACAGCGCAGGAGCGGCATGGTTGGTAGCCGAGTTTCCGCTTCTGCGCCTTACGGTTCCGCGCCACCGGAAGAGGACGCGTTTCAGCACCGCACGTCATAGCGCACGGTTTTGCTACAGTGAATGACTTATTGTGTGTCTACACAGGACTACTCGGGCTTGGACTTCGCAGCCTGGATCGCCGCCGACACCTCCGCCGCTTTGCGTCGTTCAAAGTCTGCCCAATACAGCGCCTCGTGGTGATGCCCCCGGTCGACGTCGGCGACCGTCTCGTACATCCGCGCGTTGGCCTGCCGAAAGGCCAGCCACGCCGACGGATTCGCCTTGGGCGCGGGCCGGAGATCCATCGCGATCTCGTGCGCGTCCCCGAGGGTGCGCGGCTCCTTACGCTTGTTCATCACGCACCCGCCGGGCCGTCATGCGGGTTTCGAGGAGCGCCGCCAGGTCCTCCGCGCCGTCGCGGAGCTGGCGAAGGAACGTCACGCACGCTGGCCACATCGCCGGGTCGTCCGGAGGCCGGAGCATCACCACGCACGGCGCCCCTTCGAGCACCAGCATCGGTGGGTGCGTCGGCTCCGAACCAGTCTCCTCGACCGTGAGTTCCGCCTGCGGTCCGACGACCCACGTCACGCCGAACCCGTCCCATCCGGTCGACATGCCCTACCTCATCTCGAATGCCGTACCCGTCGACGCGGGTGTCCCACTTGTCGGCCTGGATCTCGAACGCCTGCGCCGCGGAAATGACCGCCGCGTGCGCCCACGCAGGAAGCTCGAACTCGGCCGCAAGGTGACGCCACGCTGCAGCGACCGCCCGCGACACCGACGACAACTCGGCATCCGACGCGGTCGGATATCGGGCGTAGGCCAGTTCCCACGCCCGCACCAGCTCCCACCGAGTCATGGCATCTCCCCTGGTCGATGGTCCGAATCGGCGCGGCCGAACTCCAGGTGCGCCCGCCTCATGAACTCCTCGGCAGCCACCGCCGACGCATGACGCGCCCAGAGCGGTGCAGCCAGATCGGCGGACAAGGCACGCCAGGCGACCGCCACGGCGTGGTAGGCGAGGGCAAGACGCCGCACTGCTGCCAGATCGCCCGAAGTCGACCTCATCGCGGCGAACAGCGCGGACGTCTGCTCCGCGTATGCCTCGTTCCACCGAGCGACCGCCTCACGCGACGGCCGCCCCGCCATCACGCTGCCTTCTGCTGACTGCCCGAGCCCTCACCGGCCGGCGTCTTCGCGGCAGCCTGCTTCGAGCCAGCACCCCGCCCCGGCTCACGCATACCGGTAGCCCGCAGCACCCAGCCCTGGTACTTGAACTTCTCGCCCATAACCCGAGCCTCGACCATCAGGCCCTCGAACACGACCGGCCGGAAGTCGAACCCCTGCATCGCCGCCGGAGGCGGAACCGGCTGGACCCGGTCGAGCAGCGTTACAGTGGCTGACTTGTCGCGGTCCTTCTCCGCCGACGGGTCGGTCACCGTGACCTTCCACTGCGGCAAGCCGGTCTGCTCGTCGATCTTCTGCTTGGGCAGCTTGCCCCGCGCCTTGTCTTCGTTGGAGACGTACTCCATGTCCGGTGTGACCGGACCGACGATCGCCGCTCCGGCCGGGAACACGACGTCGTGCTCGATCTCAAAGCGTGTTCCGCGCGCTACTGCCATGTCGGTTCCTCCTGGTCAGGCGCCTCACTCGGCGCTGCCGTGCTTGGCTGACTTGATCAGGTTAGCTAGGTTGACTAGCCAAGTCAAGCAAGTCGGAAGCAGCCTAGGCCGCCAGGTCGCCTAGACAAGCTCGGGTCGAGTCCTAGACACTGACTTTTGACAACCAGCACGGCCAGCTGTCACAGACGAAGGAGACACCATGGCACTGGACCCGGACGATCCGCGGCCGCCGTACGTGCAGGTGGCGAATGCTCTGCGAGCGGCAATCCTGACGCGGAAGTTCACGCCAGGCGACAAGCTGCCGTCCCGAAACGAACTGGCGAAGACGTACAACGTTGCGCCGATGACCGTGCAGAATGCCATCCGCGAACTTCGCGACGAGGGCCTAATCGTCTCCCGCCAGGGCAGCGGGGTCTTCGTTCGAGAGCGCACGGAACGCCCTGTCGGACTTCGACCGCACATCGAACGCGCCTTCGAGGCGGAAGATGTCACGATCGACTTCGCCGGCTTTTCCGGCGAGACCCTTCACGGCGTACTCACCGAGCCGCTAGACAAGATTCGGATTGGCCGGCTACGACCGGGGTCGATCACCGTCCGCTTGCTCGTCCCGGACCCGTCGCAACCATGGTCTCTCCCGGTCACGGTAGACGAGCACGCCGACAGCCCGCTCTTCCGCAAGCGAGCCGAAGAGATCATGCGGCGTCACACCCTAGCCATCGTCGACTCGGTGACCGAACTAGCCGAGATGGGCCTGGTCAACAAGGCCACTGCCCAGATTCGCGTGCACCCAGCACCGCCGATGTTCAAGCTCTACCTGATCAACAACGAAGAGACATTCTTCGGCTTCTACCCGGTCCGCGAGCACGTCATCAACTTTGACGGCGAGACCCAGGCGATGTACGACCTCATGGGCAAGGACGCAATCCTCTTCCACCACTCGATCAACGACGACGACACGTCGACCGGCTCGCAGTACGTCGACCAGGCGAAGACCTGGTTCGACAGCCTCTGGAACAGCGTCGCCACGGACTACCAGCGGTGAAAGCCGCGGAGGTGCTCGCCCGTGCACGCGCCCTGCTCCTCGACTTCGACGGCCCTGTTTGCTCCGTCTTTGCCGGCATCCCCGCGTCCACGGTCGCCAGCCAGCTCCGTGACGTACTTACCGATGGCGGACACGCGGACCTACCCGAAGCCATCGCGACCAGCGCCGACCCGTTTGACGTTTTCCGGTACGCTGCCATGATTGGCCAAGACGAAGCCCGTTACGTGGAAGCCGCCTTCGCCGCCCACGAAGTCGAGGCAATCTCCAGCGCAACTCCCGCAAGCGGCGCGCACGAACTCATCGAGGCGTGGCACCGATCCGGTCGGCCACTAGCCATCGTCAGCAACAACGGCACGCCAGCTGTCAGCGCTTATCTAGACCTCTACAATCTCCGCGCGTCGATCGACTTCATATCCGCGCGGACCAGCTCGAACGCTGCGCTGCTCAAGCCGAGCCCCCACCTCTTGCACCAGGCTGTCAGTGCACTCGATGTCACCGCAGGCGAATCCGTGTTTCTTGGCGACTCGACGACCGACATCGAAGCCGCCCATGCTGCGGGCGTCCTCTCGATCGGTTACGCGAACAAGCCGGGTAAGAACTACAAGCTCACTGAAGCCGGGGCCAACGCAATCACCGACACCATTACCGGCCTGGCAACCGTCACATAAGAGTGCCACCGGACTCACCCGTTCTACTCAAGCCCGCTGACCCAACCGCGCACGCTGCCGCCTCACCGCCGTCTAACCCGAACCCCTGCCAACATTTTTCGGCAGAACCCCACCTAGTCATACGTGCACGCTTCGCGTTCGGTTAACAACCTCTCGCCAGCTCATTCTCAGAGATACATGAGCGGATTCTACGAGATGACACGAAAACCGCCCTCAAGGAACCTTTTATCAACTTTCGCGGCGTCGTACAGAGCGGCTTTCCAATGATGGAAACCAAACTTTCGACGA
This genomic window contains:
- a CDS encoding excisionase family DNA-binding protein: METKYLTVDEAAVYLNTGVRFVRRLIAERRIAFHKAGVHVRFALEDLESFMQAGRVEPITRASVRRDLGRAA
- a CDS encoding FtsK/SpoIIIE domain-containing protein, which gives rise to MTSPGMFVIALAGLGLGVWVLAKIGRALASMAELLTATVVVFVGLWWACKVVFWLFSQVVIHWRTSLTVIVVYLWCVWVGWIWLVVNLVGLALILGVWRLLDVTSFDQWCGRPLRSWWLRWAVYHLKLPGWLHACGLSVRDAALPVEVTVNLVGRRKASRATARQSGVQVPKVLGVRSGPSWDEVRVQLVPGQKPEDFDDAARALASARNVARCQVRELKPNVVSIDFQRRDQLAALVHSPALPEGQSAVDLRKVWAGRTEYGHDWRVPLLGSGAHCLTAGASGAGKNSVMWCPLVAAAPAIRSGLVRMSGIDPKGMELAYGRGIFSRYAVSGKDALEVLDGLVEEMESRKREFAGRVRTIPLSTDYPLELLEFDEIGALTKYTDRKTREQIVERVALLNTQGRALNISLRGYVQEPTKDTVPVRELFTRRVCLRVTSKTHVGMVLGDGAYERGAWANRIGESEAGVGFVWGEGIREPLRIRAGWVSDETVKALEQYVTNGGVARPSFGGEGVAA
- a CDS encoding replication initiator produces the protein MTDQEQSQPATTGTRAERMRTPLAADVIRATAEKHGVCVRSFTMEVGDTETGELRYVPVPCGSTVESVCLPCARKAKALRQAQCREGWHMTEEPVLAAEPPSEDHKELLTYRADLVAAYREVVEHDQAEAEELREEITGVDAELRQLGMRGRLPALDVPTKRAVKRSTRRRQDAPNLPRQKVAKTTVGREYAGKFRPSMFVTLTCDSYGPVRDGAPVDPSRYDYRRAARDAVHFSALVDRWWQNLRRVVGWDAQYFATVEPQKRTAPHLHAAIRGAIPHDVIRQVTEATYHQVWWPNHDQVVYVDRLPVWDGDTRMFLDPDTREPLTAWDDAVEQVEDPAHVVTFGRQVHSKGILGGTDEAGRHIGYLTKYLTKSTGEVVEADTARLRDHHDRLHAELSVTPCSPRCAVWLLYGVQPKGAGSKTTPGHCKGRAHRRTTLGLPGRRVLVSRKWSGKTLDDHKADRKAFVQQALAAIGIEKPQPDPARLVWRKVEPGDPHVPPRPHLVMHAIAERITWRAEYDRALLAAAGPPGSDPETSAIQQAA
- a CDS encoding tyrosine-type recombinase/integrase — encoded protein: MANKQGHRGFGSVRQLPSGRWQARYPGPDGVVRSAPKTFDTKRTAEQWLSGVETQIMQGEWIDPERAKRKLGDYADQWIAQRPGLRPRTVELYKWLLRKHIAPDLGGVELGKLSTAVIRQWRADRLTAGVSESVTAKSYRLLRAILNTAVDEDKILPRNPCRVRGADKENPDERPVITVAQVFDLASRMPERFRVLVLLAAFGSLRWGEVTALRRCDVAEDASWVRISRAMVEIPGRGLVVGPPKSRAGVRTLIIPSAVRPDLLRHLETWVKPEQDELLFTGERAGHAVRRPNFSQRTRWTEVVEKMGLKGLHFHDLRHAGNIWASKAGTSTKDLMARMGHDDMRAALIYQRATSDADKQIADRLSKLVDRHRKGATPDADEDQDGQPVPVG
- a CDS encoding GntR family transcriptional regulator — its product is MALDPDDPRPPYVQVANALRAAILTRKFTPGDKLPSRNELAKTYNVAPMTVQNAIRELRDEGLIVSRQGSGVFVRERTERPVGLRPHIERAFEAEDVTIDFAGFSGETLHGVLTEPLDKIRIGRLRPGSITVRLLVPDPSQPWSLPVTVDEHADSPLFRKRAEEIMRRHTLAIVDSVTELAEMGLVNKATAQIRVHPAPPMFKLYLINNEETFFGFYPVREHVINFDGETQAMYDLMGKDAILFHHSINDDDTSTGSQYVDQAKTWFDSLWNSVATDYQR
- a CDS encoding oxygenase MpaB family protein, whose amino-acid sequence is MDDPELFREGGFRLASRLFIEGDIRGDERQVARLREFAQVEDRLADDVVAWMAQQPRGQGHRLFEDALENGAGAEGPLEAFFAAVEAKPYWVDDERLERGAKAITRAGLLGLFPLGDMSLMGGYLASRATKSLVGTGEIEYKATRRLVETAAWWIDVTTPGALKHGAKGYASALRIRVVHAHVRAAMHRRDDWDYVAWDKPVNQVQTAGTLLLFSLVYVFGTQLLGLRYSARERGDILHLWRYIGWLMGVDDELLPSDEEDAWRLLWLLAATEFIPDDDSKRLAKALVEANAAVGEGRGAVGKVLSHVSVAVHSSISRLVLGKTNADFLELPKDPVAQAVIVTAAGVNFAAETVRRFIPGATALQERIGEAGRRGYVKRLEKLFSPDATYAQHMRAA
- a CDS encoding HAD family hydrolase, which encodes MKAAEVLARARALLLDFDGPVCSVFAGIPASTVASQLRDVLTDGGHADLPEAIATSADPFDVFRYAAMIGQDEARYVEAAFAAHEVEAISSATPASGAHELIEAWHRSGRPLAIVSNNGTPAVSAYLDLYNLRASIDFISARTSSNAALLKPSPHLLHQAVSALDVTAGESVFLGDSTTDIEAAHAAGVLSIGYANKPGKNYKLTEAGANAITDTITGLATVT
- a CDS encoding AMED_5909 family protein is translated as MNKRKEPRTLGDAHEIAMDLRPAPKANPSAWLAFRQANARMYETVADVDRGHHHEALYWADFERRKAAEVSAAIQAAKSKPE